A portion of the Toxoplasma gondii ME49 chromosome VIIb, whole genome shotgun sequence genome contains these proteins:
- a CDS encoding hypothetical protein (encoded by transcript TGME49_255420), producing MFWCCCGSERDATSSAEIVHVPVESHKGNVAPPSDDVTTATPPQSIGNSAGPRGSVAENKTENAGIERAPIKGGVFKPPQKREEVPAPVPMTLPKSDKARRTSVPQEADLSSGAYLVYEKDTNSVYVQWSRVPVDGALAWLKPLVQVPGHKYNVNKGKEIITKQANDPEKYFRAWVTFLKITREFPSKCMLLENFEATGAPRVRVIMLEFSLDSAGKTFTTEMSSYGLLYDLLKNVKAVAVVPSASTLIPIGEQMDSKVFIQRGSGEGAAELLESLNA from the exons ATGTTCTGGTGCTGCTGCGGGAGTGAACGGGACGCTACGTCGTCTGCAGAGATCGTGCATGTGCCGGTCGAGTCGCACAAAGGAAACGTGGCCCCCCCTTCAGACGATGTGACCACTGCGACACCTCCTCAGTCAATCGGGAATTCCGCAGGGCCGAGAGGATCGGTGGCGGAaaacaagacagaaaacgctGGGATCGAAAGGGCGCCAATCAAGGGCGGGGTTTTCAAACCCCCTCAAAAGCGGGAAGAAGTGCCGGCACCAGTCCCCATGACTCTTCCCAAGTCCGACAAAGCCAGGAGGACCTCTGTTCCCCAGGAAGCGGACCTCAGCTCTGGCGCGTATTTAGT GTACGAGAAGGACACGAACTCTGTATACGTACAGTGGAGTCGCGTTCCAGTAGACGGCGCTTTAGCTTGGTTGAAACCTCTTGTACAAGTTCCTGGTCATAAGTACAATGTGAACAAGGGCAAAGAAATTATAACGAAGCAAGCGAAC GATCCTGAGAAATACTTCCGGGCATGGGTGACTTTCCTGAAAATAACACGAGAGTTTCCGTCGAAGTGTATGCTGCTGGAGAATTTCGAGGCCACCGGTGCACCGCGAGTACGGGTCATCATGCTTGAATTCTCCCTCGACAGTGCCGGAAAAACATTCACGACTGAAATGTCAAGTTACGGACTTCTATACGACTTACTCAAGAACGTTAAGGCAGTCGCAGTTGTGCCCTCAGCAAGCACGCTGATACCGATCGGCGAGCAGATGGACAGCAAGGTGTTCATTCAGCGTGGATCAGGAGAAGGGGCTGCGGAATTGCTGGAGTCTCTTAATGCATAG